A genomic region of Manihot esculenta cultivar AM560-2 chromosome 15, M.esculenta_v8, whole genome shotgun sequence contains the following coding sequences:
- the LOC110601699 gene encoding uncharacterized protein LOC110601699 isoform X2: MQGFRAKLRVAVLVIITIWIGLLALYGLLKPISNGCIMTYMYPTYIPISTNDGGSSAKYGLYLYHEGWKKIDFNEHIKQLSGVPVLFIPGNGGSYKQVRSLAAESDRAYQGGPLEQTFYQEAYLTPEEGGDGASGAGFHLPNQYSSRLDWFAVDLEGEHSAMDGRILEEHTEYVVYAIHKILDQYKESRDARQREGAVVSASLPKSVILVGHSMGGFVARAVIVHPHLRKSAVETILTLSTPHQSPPVALQPSLGDYFKRVNEEWRRRYEVQTTRTGRYVSDPLLSHVVVVSISGGYNDYQVRSKLETLDNIVPPTHGFMISSTGMRNVWLSMEHQAILWCNQLVVQVSHTLLSLMDSRTGQPFPETQKRLTVFSRMLRSGIPRTFNWMKQPYSSHQSTHTPIKDIKNALGSQAYALSKCPSNVHWNNDGLERDLYIQTTTMTVLAMDGRRRWLDIQKLGSNGKSHFIFVTNLAPCSGVRLHLWPEKAKSTSDLAANKRVVEVTSKLVKIPSRPAPRQMEPGSQTEQAPPSAVLCLSPEEMRGFRFLTISVAPRPSISGRPPPAASMAVGQFFNPQDGERDLSAQLMLLSTYSQKEIFLKEDHPLAFNLSFSISLGLLPVTLSLNTVGCGIKRSGLLVEEDGDMENSRLCKLRCFPSVALAWDPTSGIHMFPNLQDETIIVDSSPALWSSTQGSERTTVLLLVDPHCSYKMSIGVSETAAASRFLLLYNSQMVGFSFAIIFFALMRQAHAWDLDLPIPSLLTAVESNLRMPLPFLFLCIMPILISLFISLIMSQPLPPFVSFITVSVICYFFANGFIILLIFVTQLIFYAAAIIHVFIKTRWQGWEGSVCFGFLHWFINLSSSFFSLKVVRVLRVNPLLVTALTAITLGCFVHPALGLFILLVSHALCCHNALCSHAQRKELYDCKDRGNEGSQEDESKHEGLLNQNFIAAENSSSSANSTKSFGDTQLEIFHHRHGLLILHLLAAMMFVPSLVAWLQRIGLGHSFPWFLDSALCIGVILHGIFNSKPECNSLFSFPAILGKEVRLDFVYLLAGYFSYFFGLGSEPYKVFYAMAAVGFLSFALRTLQRKEKGEVHFGRKKHSHKH, translated from the exons ATGGATCGGTTTACTTGCTTTGTATGGTTTGCTAAAGCCTATTTCGAATGGCTGTATAATGACGTATATGTATCCTACATACATTCCAATTTCTACAAATGATGGTGGGTCATCTGCAAAGTATGGATTGTACTTGTACCATGAAGGCTGGAAAAAGATTGATTTTAATGAGCATATAAAGCAACTCAGTGGTGTTCCAGTTCTTTTTATTCCTGGCAATGGTGGTAGCTACAAGCAG GTAAGATCCTTGGCAGCTGAATCTGATCGGGCTTATCAAGGAGGCCCCCTTGAGCAGACATTTTATCAAGAGGCCTACTTGACTCCTGAGGAGGGAGGGGACGGTGCAAGTGGAGCTGGGTTTCATTTACCTAATCAATACTCTAGCAGGCTGGATTGGTTTGCTGTAGACCTTGAAGGTGAACATTCGGCAATGGATGGTCGAATACTTGAAGAACATACAGAGTATGTTGTATATGCCATTCACAAG ATTTTGGATCAATACAAAGAATCTCGTGATGCCCGACAAAGAGAAGGTGCTGTAGTATCTGCTAGTTTGCCAAAAAGTGTGATATTGGTAGGTCATTCTATGGGTGGTTTTGTTGCTAGAGCTGTAATCGTCCACCCTCATTTAAGGAAATCAGCTGTTGAGACCATTCTTACACTTTCAACCCCTCACCA ATCACCTCCAGTTGCATTGCAGCCATCATTGGGTGATTATTTTAAACGTGTAAATGAGGAATGGAGGAGGAGATATGAGGTCCAAACTACTAGGACAGGACGTTATGTATCGGATCCATTGCTATCTCATGTCGTTGTTGTCTCCATCTCTGGTGGTTATAATGATTATCAG GTTCGATCAAAGTTAGAGACCCTGGATAATATTGTGCCCCCCACTCATGGTTTTATGATAAGTAGTACAGGCATGAGAAATGTCTGGTTGTCAATGGAACATCAGGCTATTTTATGGTGTAATCAATTAGTTGTGCAA GTATCACATACACTCCTTAGTCTGATGGATTCCAGAACAGGGCAGCCATTTCCTGAAACTCAGAAGAGATTAACAGTGTTTTCAAGAATGCTTCGTAGTGGGATACCTAGGACATTCAATTGGATGAAGCAACcatactcatctcatcagtcaaCTCATACCCCCATTAAGGATATAAAAAATGCACTTG GTTCTCAAGCATATGCTTTATCCAAATGTCCCAGCAATGTTCACTGGAACAATGATGGTCTTGAAAGGGATTTATACATCCAGACTACTACAATGACTGTTTTGGCAATGGATGGGAGGAGGCGGTGGTTGGATATACAGAAATTG GGTTCAAATGGAAAAAGCCATTTCATCTTTGTGACAAATCTTGCTCCATGTTCTGGGGTTAGACTTCATCTGTGGCCTGAAAAGGCAAAATCAACTTCAGACTTGGCTGCAAATAAAAGGGTTGTAGAAGTAACATCAAAGTTGGTGAAGATTCCTTCACGTCCTGCACCAAGACAG ATGGAACCTGGTAGTCAGACTGAGCAAGCACCTCCATCTGCTGTACTTTGTCTGAGTCCGGAGGAGATGCGTGGTTTCAGATTCCTGACAATCTCTGTTGCTCCTCGTCCG AGTATTTCAGGCAGACCTCCACCAGCAGCTTCCATGGCGGTTGGGCAGTTCTTTAATCCACAGGATGGGGAGAGAGATTTATCTGCCCAATTGATGCTTCTATCTACCTATTCACAAAAG gaaatatttttaaaagaggATCATCCCCTTGCTTTCAATTTATCATTTTCTATTAGCTTAGGCCTTTTGCCTGTTACTTTGTCGCTGAATACTGTGGGCTGTGGAATAAAAAGGTCTGGACTTCTCGTTGAAGAGGATGGAGACATGGAAAACAGCA GGCTTTGCAAACTGCGGTGTTTCCCATCTGTAGCACTCGCATGGGATCCTACATCAGGTATTCACATGTTTCCTAATTTGCAAGATGAAACCATTATTGTTGATTCATCACCAGCCCTGTGGAGCTCTACCCAGGGATCTGAAAGAACCACTGTTCTTTTACTG GTTGATCCTCATTGTTCATATAAAATGAGTATTGGTGTTTCTGAAACAGCAGCTGCCAGCAGGTTTTTGCTTTTGTATAATTCACAG ATGGTTGGTTTCTCCTTTGCGATTATCTTTTTTGCTCTAATGCGGCAAGCACATGCGTGGGATCTTGATCTGCCTATACCTTCACTGTTGACAGCCGTGGAATCAAATTTGAGAATGCCATTGCCTTTCTTGTTTCTATGCATCATGCCCATTTTGATTTCCTTGTTCATATCCTTGATAATGTCTCAGCCCCTTCCTCCATTTGTAAGCTTCATCACTGTTTCAGTGATTTGCTATTTCTTTGCAAATGGGTTCATAATTCTACTGATCTTTGTTACCCAACTGATCTTCTATGCGGCTGCCATCATACATGTTTTCATCAAGACAAG GTGGCAAGGATGGGAAGGAAGTGTTTGCTTTGGCTTTCTTCATTGGTTTATTAATCTTTCCTCCAGTTTCTTTTCATTAAAA GTTGTGAGGGTTCTAAGAGTCAATCCATTACTTGTAACAGCGCTGACTGCAATTACCCTGGGATGCTTTGTTCATCCAGCATTGGGTTTATTCATACTTCTGGTTTCACATGCTTTGTGCTGTCATAATGCATTGTGCAG CCATGCACAGAGAAAGGAACTGTATGATTGTAAAGACAGAGGAAATGAAGGATCTCAGGAAGATGAATCCAAACATGAAGGTCTTTTAAACCAGAATTTTATAGCAGCAGAGAACAGTTCCAGTAGTGCAAACTCTACAAAAAGTTTTGGTGACACACAATTGGAGATCTTCCATCACCGACATGGCTTGTTGATCCTGCATCTTCTTGCAGCAATGATGTTTGTCCCCTCTCTTGTGGCATGGTTGCAG AGAATAGGATTGGGTCATAGCTTTCCATGGTTCCTGGATTCAGCTCTTTGCATTGGTGTAATTCTTCATGGTATCTTCAATTCAAAACCCGAGTGCAATTCTCTCTTTTCCTTCCCAGCCATACTGGGGAAGGAAGTGAGATTGGATTTTGTCTACCTGCTTGCTGGCTATTTTTCCTATTTCTTCGGTTTGGGCTCGGAGCCATATAAAGTATTTTATGCCATGGCTGCAGTAGGGTTTTTATCCTTTGCTTTGAGAACATTACAGAGGAAGGAGAAGGGAGAAGTGCATTTTGGGAGAAAAAAGCATTCTCACAAACATTGA
- the LOC110601699 gene encoding uncharacterized protein LOC110601699 isoform X3, which yields MDGRILEEHTEYVVYAIHKILDQYKESRDARQREGAVVSASLPKSVILVGHSMGGFVARAVIVHPHLRKSAVETILTLSTPHQSPPVALQPSLGDYFKRVNEEWRRRYEVQTTRTGRYVSDPLLSHVVVVSISGGYNDYQVRSKLETLDNIVPPTHGFMISSTGMRNVWLSMEHQAILWCNQLVVQVSHTLLSLMDSRTGQPFPETQKRLTVFSRMLRSGIPRTFNWMKQPYSSHQSTHTPIKDIKNALGSQAYALSKCPSNVHWNNDGLERDLYIQTTTMTVLAMDGRRRWLDIQKLGSNGKSHFIFVTNLAPCSGVRLHLWPEKAKSTSDLAANKRVVEVTSKLVKIPSRPAPRQMEPGSQTEQAPPSAVLCLSPEEMRGFRFLTISVAPRPSISGRPPPAASMAVGQFFNPQDGERDLSAQLMLLSTYSQKEIFLKEDHPLAFNLSFSISLGLLPVTLSLNTVGCGIKRSGLLVEEDGDMENSRLCKLRCFPSVALAWDPTSGIHMFPNLQDETIIVDSSPALWSSTQGSERTTVLLLVDPHCSYKMSIGVSETAAASRFLLLYNSQMVGFSFAIIFFALMRQAHAWDLDLPIPSLLTAVESNLRMPLPFLFLCIMPILISLFISLIMSQPLPPFVSFITVSVICYFFANGFIILLIFVTQLIFYAAAIIHVFIKTRWQGWEGSVCFGFLHWFINLSSSFFSLKVVRVLRVNPLLVTALTAITLGCFVHPALGLFILLVSHALCCHNALCSFLTASFRSHAQRKELYDCKDRGNEGSQEDESKHEGLLNQNFIAAENSSSSANSTKSFGDTQLEIFHHRHGLLILHLLAAMMFVPSLVAWLQRIGLGHSFPWFLDSALCIGVILHGIFNSKPECNSLFSFPAILGKEVRLDFVYLLAGYFSYFFGLGSEPYKVFYAMAAVGFLSFALRTLQRKEKGEVHFGRKKHSHKH from the exons ATGGATGGTCGAATACTTGAAGAACATACAGAGTATGTTGTATATGCCATTCACAAG ATTTTGGATCAATACAAAGAATCTCGTGATGCCCGACAAAGAGAAGGTGCTGTAGTATCTGCTAGTTTGCCAAAAAGTGTGATATTGGTAGGTCATTCTATGGGTGGTTTTGTTGCTAGAGCTGTAATCGTCCACCCTCATTTAAGGAAATCAGCTGTTGAGACCATTCTTACACTTTCAACCCCTCACCA ATCACCTCCAGTTGCATTGCAGCCATCATTGGGTGATTATTTTAAACGTGTAAATGAGGAATGGAGGAGGAGATATGAGGTCCAAACTACTAGGACAGGACGTTATGTATCGGATCCATTGCTATCTCATGTCGTTGTTGTCTCCATCTCTGGTGGTTATAATGATTATCAG GTTCGATCAAAGTTAGAGACCCTGGATAATATTGTGCCCCCCACTCATGGTTTTATGATAAGTAGTACAGGCATGAGAAATGTCTGGTTGTCAATGGAACATCAGGCTATTTTATGGTGTAATCAATTAGTTGTGCAA GTATCACATACACTCCTTAGTCTGATGGATTCCAGAACAGGGCAGCCATTTCCTGAAACTCAGAAGAGATTAACAGTGTTTTCAAGAATGCTTCGTAGTGGGATACCTAGGACATTCAATTGGATGAAGCAACcatactcatctcatcagtcaaCTCATACCCCCATTAAGGATATAAAAAATGCACTTG GTTCTCAAGCATATGCTTTATCCAAATGTCCCAGCAATGTTCACTGGAACAATGATGGTCTTGAAAGGGATTTATACATCCAGACTACTACAATGACTGTTTTGGCAATGGATGGGAGGAGGCGGTGGTTGGATATACAGAAATTG GGTTCAAATGGAAAAAGCCATTTCATCTTTGTGACAAATCTTGCTCCATGTTCTGGGGTTAGACTTCATCTGTGGCCTGAAAAGGCAAAATCAACTTCAGACTTGGCTGCAAATAAAAGGGTTGTAGAAGTAACATCAAAGTTGGTGAAGATTCCTTCACGTCCTGCACCAAGACAG ATGGAACCTGGTAGTCAGACTGAGCAAGCACCTCCATCTGCTGTACTTTGTCTGAGTCCGGAGGAGATGCGTGGTTTCAGATTCCTGACAATCTCTGTTGCTCCTCGTCCG AGTATTTCAGGCAGACCTCCACCAGCAGCTTCCATGGCGGTTGGGCAGTTCTTTAATCCACAGGATGGGGAGAGAGATTTATCTGCCCAATTGATGCTTCTATCTACCTATTCACAAAAG gaaatatttttaaaagaggATCATCCCCTTGCTTTCAATTTATCATTTTCTATTAGCTTAGGCCTTTTGCCTGTTACTTTGTCGCTGAATACTGTGGGCTGTGGAATAAAAAGGTCTGGACTTCTCGTTGAAGAGGATGGAGACATGGAAAACAGCA GGCTTTGCAAACTGCGGTGTTTCCCATCTGTAGCACTCGCATGGGATCCTACATCAGGTATTCACATGTTTCCTAATTTGCAAGATGAAACCATTATTGTTGATTCATCACCAGCCCTGTGGAGCTCTACCCAGGGATCTGAAAGAACCACTGTTCTTTTACTG GTTGATCCTCATTGTTCATATAAAATGAGTATTGGTGTTTCTGAAACAGCAGCTGCCAGCAGGTTTTTGCTTTTGTATAATTCACAG ATGGTTGGTTTCTCCTTTGCGATTATCTTTTTTGCTCTAATGCGGCAAGCACATGCGTGGGATCTTGATCTGCCTATACCTTCACTGTTGACAGCCGTGGAATCAAATTTGAGAATGCCATTGCCTTTCTTGTTTCTATGCATCATGCCCATTTTGATTTCCTTGTTCATATCCTTGATAATGTCTCAGCCCCTTCCTCCATTTGTAAGCTTCATCACTGTTTCAGTGATTTGCTATTTCTTTGCAAATGGGTTCATAATTCTACTGATCTTTGTTACCCAACTGATCTTCTATGCGGCTGCCATCATACATGTTTTCATCAAGACAAG GTGGCAAGGATGGGAAGGAAGTGTTTGCTTTGGCTTTCTTCATTGGTTTATTAATCTTTCCTCCAGTTTCTTTTCATTAAAA GTTGTGAGGGTTCTAAGAGTCAATCCATTACTTGTAACAGCGCTGACTGCAATTACCCTGGGATGCTTTGTTCATCCAGCATTGGGTTTATTCATACTTCTGGTTTCACATGCTTTGTGCTGTCATAATGCATTGTGCAG TTTTTTGACGGCTTCCTTTCGCAGCCATGCACAGAGAAAGGAACTGTATGATTGTAAAGACAGAGGAAATGAAGGATCTCAGGAAGATGAATCCAAACATGAAGGTCTTTTAAACCAGAATTTTATAGCAGCAGAGAACAGTTCCAGTAGTGCAAACTCTACAAAAAGTTTTGGTGACACACAATTGGAGATCTTCCATCACCGACATGGCTTGTTGATCCTGCATCTTCTTGCAGCAATGATGTTTGTCCCCTCTCTTGTGGCATGGTTGCAG AGAATAGGATTGGGTCATAGCTTTCCATGGTTCCTGGATTCAGCTCTTTGCATTGGTGTAATTCTTCATGGTATCTTCAATTCAAAACCCGAGTGCAATTCTCTCTTTTCCTTCCCAGCCATACTGGGGAAGGAAGTGAGATTGGATTTTGTCTACCTGCTTGCTGGCTATTTTTCCTATTTCTTCGGTTTGGGCTCGGAGCCATATAAAGTATTTTATGCCATGGCTGCAGTAGGGTTTTTATCCTTTGCTTTGAGAACATTACAGAGGAAGGAGAAGGGAGAAGTGCATTTTGGGAGAAAAAAGCATTCTCACAAACATTGA
- the LOC110601699 gene encoding uncharacterized protein LOC110601699 isoform X1: MQGFRAKLRVAVLVIITIWIGLLALYGLLKPISNGCIMTYMYPTYIPISTNDGGSSAKYGLYLYHEGWKKIDFNEHIKQLSGVPVLFIPGNGGSYKQVRSLAAESDRAYQGGPLEQTFYQEAYLTPEEGGDGASGAGFHLPNQYSSRLDWFAVDLEGEHSAMDGRILEEHTEYVVYAIHKILDQYKESRDARQREGAVVSASLPKSVILVGHSMGGFVARAVIVHPHLRKSAVETILTLSTPHQSPPVALQPSLGDYFKRVNEEWRRRYEVQTTRTGRYVSDPLLSHVVVVSISGGYNDYQVRSKLETLDNIVPPTHGFMISSTGMRNVWLSMEHQAILWCNQLVVQVSHTLLSLMDSRTGQPFPETQKRLTVFSRMLRSGIPRTFNWMKQPYSSHQSTHTPIKDIKNALGSQAYALSKCPSNVHWNNDGLERDLYIQTTTMTVLAMDGRRRWLDIQKLGSNGKSHFIFVTNLAPCSGVRLHLWPEKAKSTSDLAANKRVVEVTSKLVKIPSRPAPRQMEPGSQTEQAPPSAVLCLSPEEMRGFRFLTISVAPRPSISGRPPPAASMAVGQFFNPQDGERDLSAQLMLLSTYSQKEIFLKEDHPLAFNLSFSISLGLLPVTLSLNTVGCGIKRSGLLVEEDGDMENSRLCKLRCFPSVALAWDPTSGIHMFPNLQDETIIVDSSPALWSSTQGSERTTVLLLVDPHCSYKMSIGVSETAAASRFLLLYNSQMVGFSFAIIFFALMRQAHAWDLDLPIPSLLTAVESNLRMPLPFLFLCIMPILISLFISLIMSQPLPPFVSFITVSVICYFFANGFIILLIFVTQLIFYAAAIIHVFIKTRWQGWEGSVCFGFLHWFINLSSSFFSLKVVRVLRVNPLLVTALTAITLGCFVHPALGLFILLVSHALCCHNALCSFLTASFRSHAQRKELYDCKDRGNEGSQEDESKHEGLLNQNFIAAENSSSSANSTKSFGDTQLEIFHHRHGLLILHLLAAMMFVPSLVAWLQRIGLGHSFPWFLDSALCIGVILHGIFNSKPECNSLFSFPAILGKEVRLDFVYLLAGYFSYFFGLGSEPYKVFYAMAAVGFLSFALRTLQRKEKGEVHFGRKKHSHKH; encoded by the exons ATGGATCGGTTTACTTGCTTTGTATGGTTTGCTAAAGCCTATTTCGAATGGCTGTATAATGACGTATATGTATCCTACATACATTCCAATTTCTACAAATGATGGTGGGTCATCTGCAAAGTATGGATTGTACTTGTACCATGAAGGCTGGAAAAAGATTGATTTTAATGAGCATATAAAGCAACTCAGTGGTGTTCCAGTTCTTTTTATTCCTGGCAATGGTGGTAGCTACAAGCAG GTAAGATCCTTGGCAGCTGAATCTGATCGGGCTTATCAAGGAGGCCCCCTTGAGCAGACATTTTATCAAGAGGCCTACTTGACTCCTGAGGAGGGAGGGGACGGTGCAAGTGGAGCTGGGTTTCATTTACCTAATCAATACTCTAGCAGGCTGGATTGGTTTGCTGTAGACCTTGAAGGTGAACATTCGGCAATGGATGGTCGAATACTTGAAGAACATACAGAGTATGTTGTATATGCCATTCACAAG ATTTTGGATCAATACAAAGAATCTCGTGATGCCCGACAAAGAGAAGGTGCTGTAGTATCTGCTAGTTTGCCAAAAAGTGTGATATTGGTAGGTCATTCTATGGGTGGTTTTGTTGCTAGAGCTGTAATCGTCCACCCTCATTTAAGGAAATCAGCTGTTGAGACCATTCTTACACTTTCAACCCCTCACCA ATCACCTCCAGTTGCATTGCAGCCATCATTGGGTGATTATTTTAAACGTGTAAATGAGGAATGGAGGAGGAGATATGAGGTCCAAACTACTAGGACAGGACGTTATGTATCGGATCCATTGCTATCTCATGTCGTTGTTGTCTCCATCTCTGGTGGTTATAATGATTATCAG GTTCGATCAAAGTTAGAGACCCTGGATAATATTGTGCCCCCCACTCATGGTTTTATGATAAGTAGTACAGGCATGAGAAATGTCTGGTTGTCAATGGAACATCAGGCTATTTTATGGTGTAATCAATTAGTTGTGCAA GTATCACATACACTCCTTAGTCTGATGGATTCCAGAACAGGGCAGCCATTTCCTGAAACTCAGAAGAGATTAACAGTGTTTTCAAGAATGCTTCGTAGTGGGATACCTAGGACATTCAATTGGATGAAGCAACcatactcatctcatcagtcaaCTCATACCCCCATTAAGGATATAAAAAATGCACTTG GTTCTCAAGCATATGCTTTATCCAAATGTCCCAGCAATGTTCACTGGAACAATGATGGTCTTGAAAGGGATTTATACATCCAGACTACTACAATGACTGTTTTGGCAATGGATGGGAGGAGGCGGTGGTTGGATATACAGAAATTG GGTTCAAATGGAAAAAGCCATTTCATCTTTGTGACAAATCTTGCTCCATGTTCTGGGGTTAGACTTCATCTGTGGCCTGAAAAGGCAAAATCAACTTCAGACTTGGCTGCAAATAAAAGGGTTGTAGAAGTAACATCAAAGTTGGTGAAGATTCCTTCACGTCCTGCACCAAGACAG ATGGAACCTGGTAGTCAGACTGAGCAAGCACCTCCATCTGCTGTACTTTGTCTGAGTCCGGAGGAGATGCGTGGTTTCAGATTCCTGACAATCTCTGTTGCTCCTCGTCCG AGTATTTCAGGCAGACCTCCACCAGCAGCTTCCATGGCGGTTGGGCAGTTCTTTAATCCACAGGATGGGGAGAGAGATTTATCTGCCCAATTGATGCTTCTATCTACCTATTCACAAAAG gaaatatttttaaaagaggATCATCCCCTTGCTTTCAATTTATCATTTTCTATTAGCTTAGGCCTTTTGCCTGTTACTTTGTCGCTGAATACTGTGGGCTGTGGAATAAAAAGGTCTGGACTTCTCGTTGAAGAGGATGGAGACATGGAAAACAGCA GGCTTTGCAAACTGCGGTGTTTCCCATCTGTAGCACTCGCATGGGATCCTACATCAGGTATTCACATGTTTCCTAATTTGCAAGATGAAACCATTATTGTTGATTCATCACCAGCCCTGTGGAGCTCTACCCAGGGATCTGAAAGAACCACTGTTCTTTTACTG GTTGATCCTCATTGTTCATATAAAATGAGTATTGGTGTTTCTGAAACAGCAGCTGCCAGCAGGTTTTTGCTTTTGTATAATTCACAG ATGGTTGGTTTCTCCTTTGCGATTATCTTTTTTGCTCTAATGCGGCAAGCACATGCGTGGGATCTTGATCTGCCTATACCTTCACTGTTGACAGCCGTGGAATCAAATTTGAGAATGCCATTGCCTTTCTTGTTTCTATGCATCATGCCCATTTTGATTTCCTTGTTCATATCCTTGATAATGTCTCAGCCCCTTCCTCCATTTGTAAGCTTCATCACTGTTTCAGTGATTTGCTATTTCTTTGCAAATGGGTTCATAATTCTACTGATCTTTGTTACCCAACTGATCTTCTATGCGGCTGCCATCATACATGTTTTCATCAAGACAAG GTGGCAAGGATGGGAAGGAAGTGTTTGCTTTGGCTTTCTTCATTGGTTTATTAATCTTTCCTCCAGTTTCTTTTCATTAAAA GTTGTGAGGGTTCTAAGAGTCAATCCATTACTTGTAACAGCGCTGACTGCAATTACCCTGGGATGCTTTGTTCATCCAGCATTGGGTTTATTCATACTTCTGGTTTCACATGCTTTGTGCTGTCATAATGCATTGTGCAG TTTTTTGACGGCTTCCTTTCGCAGCCATGCACAGAGAAAGGAACTGTATGATTGTAAAGACAGAGGAAATGAAGGATCTCAGGAAGATGAATCCAAACATGAAGGTCTTTTAAACCAGAATTTTATAGCAGCAGAGAACAGTTCCAGTAGTGCAAACTCTACAAAAAGTTTTGGTGACACACAATTGGAGATCTTCCATCACCGACATGGCTTGTTGATCCTGCATCTTCTTGCAGCAATGATGTTTGTCCCCTCTCTTGTGGCATGGTTGCAG AGAATAGGATTGGGTCATAGCTTTCCATGGTTCCTGGATTCAGCTCTTTGCATTGGTGTAATTCTTCATGGTATCTTCAATTCAAAACCCGAGTGCAATTCTCTCTTTTCCTTCCCAGCCATACTGGGGAAGGAAGTGAGATTGGATTTTGTCTACCTGCTTGCTGGCTATTTTTCCTATTTCTTCGGTTTGGGCTCGGAGCCATATAAAGTATTTTATGCCATGGCTGCAGTAGGGTTTTTATCCTTTGCTTTGAGAACATTACAGAGGAAGGAGAAGGGAGAAGTGCATTTTGGGAGAAAAAAGCATTCTCACAAACATTGA